A DNA window from Streptococcus mutans contains the following coding sequences:
- a CDS encoding PTS sugar transporter subunit IIB, with the protein MGKTLYILFVCGAGLGSSFAAQMAAEDVLAKYHINAKLDHVDISTAASVQPEVIITAQNFQKQFANFDIDTSQTAIIYLQNIVSSQEIEEKLIPVLQDRNLI; encoded by the coding sequence ATGGGAAAGACATTATATATTTTATTCGTTTGTGGTGCAGGATTAGGTAGTAGCTTTGCTGCGCAAATGGCTGCTGAAGACGTCTTGGCCAAGTATCATATTAATGCAAAATTGGATCATGTAGATATTTCTACAGCCGCATCGGTACAACCAGAGGTTATTATTACAGCACAAAATTTTCAAAAACAATTTGCGAATTTTGATATTGACACATCACAAACCGCTATTATTTATTTACAAAATATTGTTTCCAGTCAAGAAATTGAAGAAAAACTGATTCCCGTTTTACAGGATAGAAACCTTATCTAA
- a CDS encoding PTS sugar transporter subunit IIC has translation MSVINFMINNILTQAAITIALIAMLGLILQKKSTGQVISGTLKTLLGFQVLSAGSSVIVTSLTYFGKIFKIGFHTQGIVPSIEAINGQAMNDLGLGSDIALTFLAIFVFNIIFARLTKWKYIFLTGQAILWMATMTTVFGYFAGLRGIFLILIGGIVGGAFAIAMPAIAQPIIRKVTGSNDIALGHFCTIGYLFEAGIAKLFGEKGDKKKSIEDIELPKAFDFLQDTYLSVMVVMVPLFILTAVFAGSKAVDTGTQNYIMYAFMQAIQFVVGVYILLAGVRLLLAEIVPAFRGIAMKIVPDAVPALDCPVFFPYSPNAVILGFITTTIGTIVAMLLLPMFGLAMILPGMLTNFFAGGTAGIFGNAVGGRRGAIIGGIAHGFFITLLPALLVTAFNQLGFVNATATDVDTVVVALLYAWLLSPIFKAVGI, from the coding sequence ATGAGTGTTATCAATTTTATGATTAATAACATCCTGACTCAGGCAGCTATTACTATTGCTTTGATTGCTATGTTGGGATTGATTTTGCAAAAGAAATCAACTGGCCAAGTTATTTCAGGAACGCTTAAGACCTTACTAGGATTCCAAGTTTTAAGTGCAGGTTCGAGTGTTATCGTCACAAGTTTAACCTATTTTGGAAAAATATTTAAAATTGGTTTTCATACCCAAGGTATTGTTCCTTCTATTGAAGCTATCAATGGTCAGGCCATGAATGATTTGGGATTGGGGAGTGATATTGCCTTAACTTTCTTAGCCATTTTTGTATTTAATATCATCTTTGCAAGACTTACCAAGTGGAAATATATTTTTTTGACAGGACAGGCTATACTTTGGATGGCAACAATGACAACTGTCTTTGGCTACTTTGCAGGTTTACGTGGGATTTTCTTAATTCTTATTGGCGGTATTGTCGGTGGTGCTTTTGCCATTGCCATGCCAGCAATTGCGCAGCCTATTATTCGAAAAGTAACGGGTTCAAATGATATTGCTTTAGGACATTTTTGTACCATTGGTTATTTGTTTGAAGCTGGTATTGCTAAACTTTTTGGAGAAAAAGGAGATAAGAAAAAATCCATTGAAGATATTGAACTTCCTAAAGCATTTGATTTCCTTCAAGATACTTATTTGTCTGTAATGGTTGTCATGGTACCTTTATTTATCCTTACAGCCGTTTTTGCAGGATCTAAAGCAGTTGATACAGGGACACAAAATTATATTATGTACGCTTTCATGCAAGCCATTCAATTTGTAGTGGGTGTTTATATCTTGCTAGCTGGTGTTCGTTTGCTTTTGGCTGAAATTGTACCAGCCTTCCGTGGTATTGCAATGAAGATTGTTCCAGATGCAGTGCCAGCTCTAGATTGTCCAGTGTTTTTCCCTTATTCTCCTAATGCTGTTATCCTTGGCTTTATTACGACAACTATTGGTACTATTGTTGCGATGCTCTTGTTACCAATGTTTGGTTTGGCTATGATTTTACCAGGTATGTTAACCAATTTCTTTGCCGGAGGAACTGCTGGTATTTTTGGGAATGCTGTTGGAGGAAGGCGAGGTGCCATTATTGGTGGTATTGCTCACGGCTTCTTTATCACACTGCTTCCAGCCTTATTGGTAACCGCCTTTAATCAATTAGGTTTTGTTAATGCAACTGCAACTGATGTTGATACAGTAGTTGTGGCTTTACTCTATGCTTGGCTGCTTAGTCCGATATTTAAAGCAGTAGGTATTTAA
- a CDS encoding bifunctional metallophosphatase/5'-nucleotidase translates to MKESLRILHINDLHSHFEAYPKIKRFFAEHSKTQREVLRFDIGDNVDKSHPLTDVSAGRVNVDLMNDLGIDFATIGNNEGIGLAKAEINQLYHKADFQVILGNLRDKKGRPTWAQPYVIYETKAGTKLALLAYTFPYYWTYVPNGWQVLDAISSLKKDLENPEVAAADFRILLSHLGIRLDEKIARQVPEIDLIIGAHTHHVFEEGEVVNGTYLAAAGRYGDHVGQIDLDFEDHSLTDIAIEAVPTSDLDSEKEDAAFVAHLFEEGEKLLAENLICKLSRQPSLKECADLVMEAMKKSAVADLAIINTGLVVEPFSQNLTKADLHKSLPHQMRLVKFQVTQTELLEICHDIFSQADLLASQQIRGMGFRGKQFGKVVTSGFTYKNGKIVYNNKAIGRKDKMSLVLVDQYYFAPYFNSLTSRKGQLLFPDLLRQTVEKYLRGDL, encoded by the coding sequence ATGAAAGAAAGTCTGCGTATTTTGCATATCAATGATTTACATTCTCACTTTGAAGCTTATCCAAAGATTAAGCGTTTTTTTGCTGAACATTCAAAAACACAGAGGGAAGTGTTAAGATTTGATATTGGTGATAATGTAGATAAAAGCCATCCTTTGACCGATGTGAGCGCTGGTAGGGTAAATGTTGATTTGATGAACGATCTAGGAATTGATTTTGCGACGATTGGCAATAATGAAGGCATTGGTCTAGCAAAGGCTGAAATCAATCAGCTTTATCATAAAGCTGACTTCCAAGTCATCTTAGGAAATTTGCGAGACAAAAAGGGACGTCCTACTTGGGCTCAGCCTTATGTCATTTATGAAACTAAAGCTGGGACAAAACTGGCACTTTTGGCTTACACTTTTCCTTACTATTGGACTTATGTGCCTAATGGTTGGCAAGTTCTTGATGCGATTTCCAGTCTTAAAAAAGATTTGGAAAATCCAGAGGTAGCGGCAGCAGATTTTCGTATTTTACTTAGCCATTTAGGCATTCGTTTAGATGAAAAAATAGCGCGTCAAGTTCCTGAAATTGATTTGATTATTGGCGCCCATACGCACCATGTCTTTGAAGAAGGTGAGGTTGTCAATGGCACTTATCTAGCAGCGGCAGGGCGTTACGGAGATCATGTGGGACAAATTGATTTGGATTTTGAAGATCATAGCTTGACGGATATCGCTATTGAAGCTGTGCCAACCAGTGATCTTGATTCGGAAAAAGAAGATGCGGCTTTTGTTGCCCATCTTTTTGAAGAAGGCGAAAAGTTGCTGGCAGAGAATTTGATCTGCAAATTATCTCGCCAACCAAGTTTGAAAGAGTGTGCAGATTTAGTGATGGAGGCAATGAAGAAGTCAGCTGTTGCAGATTTAGCTATTATAAACACAGGATTGGTTGTTGAGCCTTTTTCGCAAAATCTTACTAAGGCAGACCTCCACAAATCCTTACCCCATCAAATGCGTCTGGTCAAATTTCAAGTGACACAAACTGAACTCTTAGAAATCTGTCACGATATCTTTTCGCAAGCAGATTTATTAGCTAGTCAGCAGATTCGTGGTATGGGCTTTCGCGGTAAACAGTTCGGCAAAGTAGTAACGAGTGGTTTTACTTACAAAAATGGAAAAATAGTGTATAATAATAAGGCTATTGGCAGAAAAGATAAAATGAGCCTTGTTTTAGTGGATCAATATTATTTTGCTCCTTATTTTAATAGCCTAACATCAAGAAAAGGACAATTGCTGTTTCCTGATTTACTGAGACAGACAGTAGAAAAATACCTGAGAGGAGATCTATGA
- a CDS encoding AAA family ATPase: MNKYLILLAGPPATGKSYLVHLIRKALPQIYTVSPDEFKQDLAENIGFDNLQEKSILEKQVWKYYYEALNIYMAVGKQFVVTEYPFSFKQRKQLKELSQKHGYSVITIRLAADFDVLWQRRIARDLADDRHLSFIMTHFHHGDTLSNRHLADDLITKKAFEEIIKDRQYNDFSLGKLYEIDVTDFAKVDYRPLIDELVSLANE; encoded by the coding sequence ATGAATAAGTACCTTATTTTATTAGCCGGTCCTCCAGCAACTGGAAAAAGCTATCTGGTGCATTTGATACGTAAGGCTCTCCCTCAAATCTACACAGTGTCTCCAGATGAATTTAAACAAGATTTGGCGGAAAATATCGGTTTTGATAATTTACAAGAAAAGAGCATCTTAGAAAAACAAGTTTGGAAATATTATTATGAAGCCTTAAATATTTATATGGCTGTTGGCAAACAATTTGTTGTGACAGAATACCCCTTTTCATTTAAGCAAAGAAAGCAATTAAAAGAATTATCACAAAAACATGGTTATTCCGTTATCACTATCCGTTTGGCTGCCGATTTTGACGTTCTGTGGCAAAGGCGCATAGCGCGTGACTTAGCCGATGACAGACATTTGAGCTTTATTATGACTCATTTTCATCATGGTGATACACTTTCCAATCGTCACTTGGCAGATGATCTTATTACCAAAAAAGCATTTGAAGAGATTATCAAAGATCGTCAGTACAATGACTTTTCCTTGGGAAAATTGTATGAGATTGATGTCACCGATTTTGCCAAAGTCGATTACAGACCATTGATTGATGAGCTGGTTAGCTTAGCCAATGAATAA
- a CDS encoding TetR/AcrR family transcriptional regulator, which produces MSQTTKKALEDSLKHLLLQKPLPKITIRDITDDCGISRMTFYYHFKDIYDLIEWVCIENASQALGENKDYETWEEGLLRIFNAVIANKPFIMNVYHSVSREQIETYLYTLTYDLMINVVNEKAKRLKVNDEEKGFIADFYKFALVGLMLDWIRKDMKEDPRIIVKHLDSLVHGNIVTALHHYDKTNDQ; this is translated from the coding sequence ATGTCACAAACAACTAAAAAAGCTTTAGAGGACTCTCTCAAACATTTGTTGTTACAAAAGCCCTTGCCTAAGATTACAATTCGGGACATAACAGATGATTGCGGCATTAGCCGCATGACTTTTTATTATCACTTTAAGGATATTTATGACTTGATTGAATGGGTTTGTATTGAGAATGCTAGCCAAGCTTTAGGAGAAAATAAAGATTATGAGACATGGGAGGAAGGCTTATTGCGAATTTTTAATGCCGTGATAGCCAATAAACCCTTTATCATGAATGTCTATCATTCAGTTAGCAGGGAGCAGATTGAAACTTATCTTTATACTTTAACCTATGATTTAATGATTAATGTTGTTAATGAAAAAGCTAAGAGACTGAAAGTCAATGATGAAGAAAAGGGTTTTATTGCGGACTTTTATAAATTTGCTCTTGTCGGTTTGATGTTGGATTGGATTAGAAAGGATATGAAAGAAGATCCTCGTATCATCGTGAAACACTTGGATTCTTTAGTGCATGGCAATATTGTGACAGCTCTTCATCACTATGATAAGACTAATGATCAATAA
- a CDS encoding oleate hydratase: MYYSSGNYEAFARPRKPAGVEHKSAYIIGSGLAALSAACFLVRDGQMPGKQVHILEKDPIPGGACDGYQYSDIGYVMRGGREMDNHFECMWDLFRSIPSIETEGISVLDEYYWLNKADPNYSLCRATKKQGQDAHTDKKFTLSDKGAKEIMHLFFTPDEDLYNKRINEVFDGEVFDSNFWLYWRTMFAFENWHSALEMKLYLKRFIHHISGLPDFTALRFTKYNQYESMILPMIKYLESFGVVFHYNTKVVNITFDIQKDKKAAKSIAVIRDGQGEKIDLTENDLVFITNGGCVENSSYGSQDKAAVFNCEIREGGGWDMWRQIAKQDPSFGHPDKFCYDPEQTNWMSATVTTLDDKIPPYIQKICKRDPFSGKIVTGGIVTVRDSNWLMSWTINRQPQFHNQPKDQLVVWVYALFSDKEGDYIKKPMRDCTGKEICAEWLYHLGVPLSEIDEMAKKSAKTVPCMMPYITAFFMPREEGDRPDVVPQGAVNFAFLGQFAQTKRDTIFTTEYSIRTGMEAVYTLLNVDRGVPEVWGSTYDIRDLLHAAVALRDGKKITDMKLNLSEKIALKELLKKTKGTDLEKLLKDYHLV; the protein is encoded by the coding sequence ATGTATTATTCAAGTGGAAATTATGAAGCTTTTGCTCGCCCTAGAAAACCTGCAGGTGTTGAACACAAATCGGCTTATATTATTGGTTCTGGTTTGGCCGCTCTGTCTGCTGCCTGTTTTCTAGTTCGCGATGGACAAATGCCCGGTAAACAAGTGCATATTTTGGAAAAAGATCCCATTCCTGGTGGTGCTTGTGATGGTTATCAATACAGTGATATTGGTTATGTGATGCGTGGCGGTCGTGAGATGGACAATCATTTTGAATGTATGTGGGACTTATTTCGTTCAATTCCGTCTATTGAAACGGAAGGCATAAGTGTTCTTGATGAATATTACTGGCTCAATAAAGCAGACCCCAACTATTCGCTTTGCCGTGCAACGAAAAAGCAAGGACAAGATGCCCATACTGATAAAAAATTTACCTTGTCCGATAAAGGGGCCAAAGAGATTATGCATTTATTCTTCACACCAGACGAAGATTTATATAATAAACGTATTAACGAAGTTTTTGATGGTGAAGTCTTTGATTCTAATTTCTGGCTTTATTGGCGGACAATGTTTGCTTTTGAAAATTGGCATTCTGCCTTAGAAATGAAACTTTATCTGAAGCGCTTCATTCATCATATTAGTGGCTTGCCTGACTTTACGGCTTTGCGCTTCACAAAGTACAATCAATACGAATCGATGATTTTGCCAATGATCAAATATCTTGAGTCATTTGGGGTTGTGTTTCATTACAATACTAAGGTGGTTAATATTACATTTGATATTCAAAAAGATAAAAAAGCAGCTAAAAGTATCGCAGTGATTCGTGATGGCCAAGGCGAAAAAATTGACTTGACAGAAAATGATCTAGTTTTTATTACAAATGGCGGCTGTGTAGAAAATTCAAGCTATGGCAGTCAGGATAAAGCGGCAGTCTTTAATTGTGAGATTCGTGAAGGCGGTGGTTGGGATATGTGGCGTCAAATTGCTAAGCAAGATCCCTCTTTTGGGCATCCTGATAAATTCTGCTATGATCCTGAGCAGACAAATTGGATGAGCGCAACCGTGACAACTTTGGATGATAAGATTCCGCCATACATTCAAAAAATTTGTAAACGGGATCCATTCTCAGGAAAGATCGTGACAGGTGGTATTGTTACTGTTCGTGATTCTAATTGGTTAATGAGCTGGACCATCAATCGTCAGCCGCAATTCCATAACCAACCTAAAGATCAGCTGGTTGTTTGGGTTTATGCGCTCTTTTCTGATAAAGAAGGAGATTATATTAAAAAACCAATGAGGGATTGTACGGGAAAAGAAATATGCGCAGAATGGCTCTATCATTTAGGTGTTCCTCTATCAGAAATTGATGAAATGGCTAAAAAAAGTGCCAAGACTGTTCCTTGTATGATGCCCTATATTACAGCTTTCTTTATGCCAAGAGAAGAGGGAGATCGTCCAGATGTAGTTCCACAAGGTGCTGTTAATTTTGCCTTTTTAGGACAATTTGCACAAACAAAAAGAGATACAATCTTTACGACGGAATATTCTATTCGGACAGGGATGGAAGCTGTTTATACTTTGTTGAATGTGGATCGCGGTGTTCCAGAAGTTTGGGGAAGCACTTATGATATCCGTGATCTGTTGCATGCAGCAGTTGCCCTTCGTGATGGCAAAAAGATTACAGATATGAAATTAAATTTATCTGAAAAGATTGCACTAAAAGAATTATTGAAAAAAACTAAGGGGACAGATCTTGAAAAATTACTGAAAGATTATCATCTTGTTTAA
- the rsmD gene encoding 16S rRNA (guanine(966)-N(2))-methyltransferase RsmD, with the protein MRIISGNYGGRPLKTLEGKTTRPTSDKVRGAIFNMIGPYFDGGRVLDLFAGSGGLSIEAISRGMTGAVLVEKNRRAQAVIEANIRMTKEGNKFQLLKMDAARALTNLNEQFDLIFLDPPYAKEEIMKTIEELCQRKLLSEEVMVVCETDKAVELPEEVAELGIWKQKIYGISKVTVYVR; encoded by the coding sequence ATGAGAATTATTTCCGGTAATTATGGCGGCCGTCCTTTAAAAACCTTGGAAGGTAAGACAACTCGTCCGACATCAGACAAGGTTAGAGGTGCCATTTTTAATATGATTGGTCCTTATTTTGATGGTGGTCGTGTCTTGGATCTTTTTGCAGGCAGTGGGGGTCTTTCTATTGAAGCGATTTCAAGAGGAATGACTGGGGCAGTCTTGGTGGAGAAGAATCGCAGAGCTCAAGCTGTTATTGAAGCTAATATCAGGATGACTAAAGAAGGAAATAAATTCCAACTGTTAAAAATGGATGCAGCGCGTGCTCTGACAAATTTAAATGAACAGTTTGACTTGATTTTTTTAGATCCACCATACGCAAAAGAAGAAATTATGAAAACCATTGAGGAACTCTGTCAGCGAAAGCTTTTGTCTGAGGAAGTTATGGTTGTCTGTGAAACGGATAAAGCGGTTGAGCTGCCAGAAGAAGTTGCAGAATTAGGCATTTGGAAACAAAAAATTTATGGGATTTCTAAGGTAACGGTTTATGTCAGATAG
- the coaD gene encoding pantetheine-phosphate adenylyltransferase, with translation MSDRIGLFAGSFDPVTNGHVDIIRRASGLFDKLYVGLFYNKDKTGLFEPARRQIMLKEALGDLKNVEVVAARDSLAVDIARQHQVTHLVRGLRNAQDLEYEANLAFFNSQLAKEIETVFLLTALDYRYFSSSRIRELIHFGADISPYVPQGVVKEVEKKCENKQKI, from the coding sequence ATGTCAGATAGAATTGGACTCTTTGCAGGATCTTTTGATCCTGTGACAAATGGACATGTGGATATTATTCGTCGTGCTAGCGGACTTTTTGATAAACTTTATGTTGGGCTTTTTTACAATAAAGATAAGACTGGCTTGTTTGAACCTGCTAGGCGGCAAATTATGCTAAAAGAAGCATTGGGTGATTTAAAAAATGTTGAAGTCGTTGCAGCTCGAGATAGTTTAGCAGTTGATATTGCCAGACAGCATCAGGTTACACATTTAGTTCGAGGGCTAAGAAATGCGCAAGATTTGGAGTATGAAGCTAATCTCGCCTTTTTCAATAGTCAATTAGCTAAAGAAATTGAAACTGTGTTTTTATTAACAGCTTTAGACTATCGTTATTTCAGTTCTAGTCGGATACGCGAGCTTATTCATTTTGGGGCAGACATCAGTCCTTATGTTCCGCAGGGAGTTGTAAAAGAAGTGGAGAAAAAATGTGAAAACAAACAAAAAATTTAA
- the sepM gene encoding S16 family serine protease SepM has product MKTNKKFKWWLISGISLILLLMVFFFPLPYYLEMPGGAYDIRSVVTVNHKEDKEKGSYNFVAVSLSKATPIQVLYAWLTPFTEITSAKETTGGVSDADYMRINQFYMETSQNGAIYKALSLAHKKASFNYMGVYVLQVSKNSTFKGVLNIADTVTGVNDKTFHSSKELIKYVSGLKLGSKVSVQYTSENKKKTAKGKVIKLSNGKNGIGIGLVDHTKVTSDDKIEFSTNGIGGPSAGLMFTLDIYDQLVKEDLRKGRIIAGTGTIGEDGSVGDIGGADMKVAAADRINADIFFVPNNPVSKAILKKNPKALTNYQEAKQAAKKLGTKMKIVPVKNVQEAIDYLRKH; this is encoded by the coding sequence GTGAAAACAAACAAAAAATTTAAATGGTGGCTAATCAGCGGTATCAGTCTTATTTTGCTTTTAATGGTATTCTTTTTTCCTCTTCCTTACTATTTAGAAATGCCCGGCGGAGCCTATGATATTCGTTCTGTTGTGACGGTTAATCATAAAGAAGATAAAGAGAAGGGATCTTATAATTTTGTAGCTGTCTCTCTTAGTAAGGCAACCCCCATACAAGTCCTCTATGCTTGGCTGACCCCTTTTACAGAAATTACCAGTGCCAAGGAAACAACTGGTGGTGTTAGTGATGCGGATTATATGAGGATTAATCAGTTTTATATGGAAACCTCACAAAATGGAGCTATCTATAAAGCTCTTTCTTTAGCTCATAAAAAGGCAAGCTTTAATTATATGGGTGTTTATGTTTTGCAGGTTAGTAAGAATTCAACATTCAAGGGTGTTTTAAATATTGCTGATACTGTAACAGGCGTTAATGACAAGACCTTTCATAGTTCAAAAGAATTGATTAAATATGTGTCTGGACTGAAATTAGGCAGCAAGGTCAGTGTTCAATATACTTCTGAAAATAAGAAGAAAACAGCCAAGGGCAAAGTTATTAAATTGTCAAATGGCAAAAATGGTATTGGCATTGGCTTGGTTGATCATACCAAGGTCACTTCTGATGATAAAATCGAATTTAGCACAAATGGTATTGGAGGGCCAAGTGCCGGTCTCATGTTTACCCTTGATATTTACGATCAACTAGTGAAAGAGGACTTACGTAAGGGTCGTATTATTGCAGGTACTGGTACTATTGGAGAAGACGGGTCTGTTGGGGATATTGGCGGTGCTGATATGAAAGTGGCAGCAGCAGATAGGATTAATGCAGATATCTTTTTTGTTCCCAATAATCCTGTAAGTAAGGCAATTTTGAAAAAAAATCCCAAAGCTCTCACTAATTATCAAGAAGCTAAGCAGGCTGCAAAAAAATTAGGCACTAAGATGAAGATTGTCCCTGTTAAAAATGTGCAGGAGGCTATTGATTACCTAAGAAAACACTAA
- a CDS encoding class II fructose-bisphosphate aldolase produces MYTTLRELTDKAEKLNMAIGAFNMHNLEMLPDMIRGAKEMGAPIIIQTSVDTAKYIGYSVIVAVVKELANQNMVDVALHLDHARDLDAIKDAIAAGYSSIMFDGSNLSFKENILKTKLVVDYAHTRGVTVEGELGTIGGTEEGISVSEDDKIYTRSEDALTFVQETNVDALAVAIGTNHGQFKSKTDVKIPLLKEIHQTVTVPLVVHGGTGVKEADYSELINNGIRKFNVGTELLVNWTQEAKDSFGKTAVNKSLRYNVIPANQKVKEIVKHKIGLFMNLQGSSNVG; encoded by the coding sequence ATGTATACTACTTTGAGAGAACTTACGGATAAGGCAGAAAAATTAAACATGGCCATTGGTGCTTTCAACATGCATAATCTGGAGATGTTACCAGATATGATTCGAGGGGCAAAAGAAATGGGAGCACCGATTATTATTCAAACCAGTGTAGACACTGCTAAATATATTGGCTATTCTGTTATAGTAGCAGTTGTGAAAGAATTAGCTAATCAAAATATGGTTGATGTAGCACTGCATTTGGATCATGCTAGAGATTTAGATGCTATTAAGGATGCGATAGCTGCTGGTTATTCTAGTATCATGTTTGATGGTTCTAATTTGTCCTTTAAAGAAAATATTTTAAAAACAAAATTAGTTGTTGATTATGCTCATACCAGAGGGGTGACTGTTGAAGGAGAACTTGGAACGATTGGCGGTACAGAAGAAGGCATTTCAGTTTCAGAAGATGATAAAATTTATACACGATCAGAAGATGCCCTTACTTTTGTCCAAGAGACTAATGTTGATGCTTTAGCGGTAGCTATTGGGACAAATCATGGTCAATTCAAGTCTAAAACAGATGTTAAAATTCCTTTATTAAAAGAAATTCATCAAACTGTAACTGTTCCCCTAGTTGTCCATGGCGGTACAGGGGTAAAAGAAGCAGACTATTCTGAATTAATTAATAATGGTATTCGTAAATTTAACGTTGGTACAGAGTTGCTGGTTAATTGGACACAAGAAGCTAAAGATTCTTTTGGAAAAACTGCAGTTAATAAATCACTGCGCTACAATGTTATTCCAGCCAATCAAAAGGTTAAGGAAATTGTCAAACATAAAATTGGTTTATTTATGAATTTGCAAGGGTCAAGTAATGTAGGATAG